GATGCGTGCGCCAAACAGGCGACACGCGTCAGTTCACTCTCGCTGGTTCGCTACCGCAACAATGATTACTCGGTGCCGGTGGCATACGGCCATCGCGAAGTGTTGATCAAGGCCTATGTCGATCGCGTCGAGATTCACTGCGGCAGCGAGCGGATTGCGCAGCATGAACGCTCGTATGCGAAAGAAGATTTTATCTTTGATCCGTTGCACTATCTGGCGCTGCTGGAGCAGAAGATCAATGCACTGGATCAGGCCGCACCACTGGAAGGCTGGGTATTGCCCGAGGTATTTTTAACCCTGCGGCGTTTGCTGGAAGCGCGCATGGGCAAATCCGGCAAACGTGAATATGTGCAGGTATTGCGTTTGCTGGAGTCCTTTCCTGCTGATGAGGTGGAAGCGGCAGTTCATCAAGCCTTGCAACTGGGTGCGATCGGTTTTGATGCCGTCAAACATTGTTTGTTGTGTCGTATTGAACGCAAACCGCCACGACTCAATCTGGCTATCTATCCGTATCTGCCGCGAGCAGACGTCAAAACCACGGAAGCCATCGATTATCTGGCGTTGTTAACCGAGGTGGCAGCATGAGCAGCGCGCAGGAATTACCCAAGGTATTACTGGCGCATCACCTGAAGGCGCTGCGGCTGCCCACGTTCTTGCGCGAGTATGACAAGGTAGCGCAGCAGTGTGCCGATGAAGGTGTGGATCACCCTCGCTATTTATTGCGTTTGACGGAACTGGAGTTGATAGAGCGTGAGCGGCGCATGGTGGAACGCCGTATAAAACTGGCGCGGTTCCCTGCGGTAAAAAGTCTCGACAGTTTTGATTTTACGATGATCCCTACTTTGAACAAAACGTTGGTCAATGAACTGGCGCGCTGTGAATATATTACACGGCGCGAAAATGTGATTGCACTGGGCAACAGCGGCACCGGGAAAACGCACATCGCACTGGGCCTGGGATTGGCTGCGTGTCAGAAAGGCTTGTCAGTGGGATTTACCACGGCAGCATCACTGGTTAACGAACTACTGGAAGCGCGCAACGAGAAACGTTTGTTGCGTACGCAAAAGCTGCTGGCCAGTTACCACCTGCTCATCATCGACGAGCTCGGTTTTGTACCGTTATCCAAAACCGGCGCAGAGTTGTTGTTCGAGGTGTTCAGCCAACGCTATGAACGCGGCTCCCTGCTGGTGACCAGCAACCTGCCATTCGATGAATGGACAGAAGTGCTGGGTTCGGAACGGCTGACCGGCGCACTGCTCGACAGGCTCACCCATCAGGTGCACATCCTGACCATGAACGGCGACAGCTACCGGCTCAACCAGAGCAAGAAAAGGCAGAGGAAGCCTTCCGCCAACCCGGCAAACCCCTAACGCGCTACGCTTGTTGTCTGGCTGCGCCAGACCGCACTTCCGCTAAAACAACATCAAACCATCGTGTGCCAACTGGTACACTTTTGCTCCGCCCCGGCGGTACACTTTTACTCCGCCATTGACAACCTTAGTCAGATTCTATTATTCCGAGTGGGATTACAATCACCATTGGGGCGGAGATGGATACGAATCTCTATTTCATGGAGAGAGCAACCGTTTCTTTTGTCATGAACGCAGCTCTTCCGATGAAGCCTATGAGAATATTGTTATGAGCATCACGGAAGGCCCCGTTTATGAAGATTATGACAAGGGCATTAGTATATTTTCTGGTTATGACGCAGATAGCAATCAAAACCCTCTATTGCAATCAATCTCTACTGACTTGGATAGAAAAATACTAAATATCGAACAGCGCCTAAAAGTTGAAAATTACTTTAATCTAGAAGATGGTATTAAAAATATTCTGGAAAAATATAGAGATACTGCTTCCACACCGATTATAAATAATACGTTTTTATACAGAGCGAGAGTGGGATATAAGGAAAAGAAGAGAAGCATAGCATTAGGTTTTGAAACGGAATTTCACTATGTGCCTTATAAAAATTCAGAAATATCTTCGCCTCCTCCAAATTTAGCAATGAGCGGCAGAGTTAATAGGGCTGGCGTTTCATTTTTATACTGTGCTACTGATAAATATACTGCTGTAGCAGAAGTACGACCGCATCCTGGCGATCGCGTGTCGCTTGCAAAACTATGTATAAAAGAAGATGTGCAAGTCTATGACTTGTCAGATACTAAACTCCTCTATTTTTTCGAGAGTGATGAAGCACTAGATAACTATAAGCCTCTCAATACCCTAGGAGTGTTAATGAATAAGACGATACCTCCGGCAGAACGTTCCCACTACTCCATCACACAACTGATTTCGGACTGTATAAGGCAGATTGGATTTGATGGCATCATGTTCAATAGCACCGTAGGCGCGGGGAAAAACATTGTTTTATTTGATCGCGCTGTCATTGAGCAAGTACATGATGCCGCTGAAGTCGTGTTAATCGAATCAGTTAAATATGAATACAGCCAAGAAATAATTGTCACTGATGAAGAAATTTATATCGATTCATGAATGGATATCGCGGCATGCAGAAAGCATTTAATTATTTTCACATAATGCAACAAACTGATTGCTCGGCCCCTCTGACCGAAGTGCCAGATTGGGACTATTCGATGCTACATAAGACAAAGAATTAGTCATAATGAATGGAAAGAGCACGGGTAGTGTTTGCAGGCTTTGAACGGCTAGCGGCTTACCGGCATATCTAATCGCAGCTTCGATTAACCAGGCTGTCAGCTCTTCATCATCGACGATGACAGGCGCGAGTGGTGTGATTCTCTTTTTTTTGTCGATCCGTTCTATAACGCCCCATTTTTCCTGTGACTGAAGCACGCGCGATACTGCTCGTGATACGCCATTCCTGTCACCGTAAATTTCAGCTATGCGTCGTTGCACTTCGTTAATCGTGCAGTCGCTATGCAGTCGGAACAAGCGGCCAGTTATTTCTGCTGTCTTGCCAAAAAAAGGGTATGTTGAAATAGCTGCACCCCATGTCAGGGGAAGAACAGCTGGCTCACCCTGTTGATTGAAAAGCCGTATGCCTCGCTGCAGAAAGTCCGCTGTATCTGGAAATGGGTTTAACCAAAACCGTTTGAGAATATCGACGGACTTTCTGCGTGACTCTGTTCCTGTCAGTGAGTTAGCTACAGTGTCTTTGAGATCCTCTAATGTGATGCGGCCAGCGGCCACATGCAATGCACCGCGACACCAGTCCAACTCGACATATCGGTCAAAGCCAATTCTGGGTAAAGGCTCGGTCATACAGCATCCGACAACGGGAAGATTTTGATAAACGGAACGATTAACTCTTCCACTGAAATACCGCCATGAACAACCACGTGTTCGCCAGCTGGAACAAATGCAGTGCGTTCAGCAGAAAAAACTGGCTGGTAGTTTGCCGGAAGACCGGCAATATTCAGCTTGTATGTATTGTAAGAGGATTCTGTACTGTCTCCAATCAATGCATCACTGCGATAAATTCTTACGCGCTCTCCTTTTTGTTCTGGAGCGTCTTTACTAGGACGGCCTTGTCCAATCGCTTCAACATTGCCGTGATCAGCAGTCAGGTAAATATGGTATCCGTTACTGAGAAGATTACCGAATAGCCGATCAACAAATCCAGATTCACACCAACTCTCAATCTGGTTAGCAATGCCGCGTTTACCGAGTACAGCTCCATGTACAATTTCGTCCACCGTATCCACCACAATTCCAGCAGCTTTGATGGATGGGTTTGCCAATTCTGCTTCTAAGTCGTCGAGTTGATCTAAGCGCTTGATGCCTTTGCGGTAGAAGATTTCATTTGCGTTGAGACCATTGTCTTTCCAGAAACGATTCCACTGCGCGGGTTCTTGTGCTGTGGTTTCAATGGTGTCTGCGAACTCATAGGGTTTTAGTCCAGAGAACAAAGCTTGCCGTGAAACTGAAGTCAGAGTCGGCAGCCATGCGAAACATGTGCTTTCTTCGAATCCAACATTGGGTGAATGCTTAGCGATGCGTTCGCGAATCTGAACCCACTGGTCTACAGCCAGTCCGTCAAATACCAACAGCGCCACTTTGGTTTCGCCAGCATGTCGGCGTAATGAGAGAAATCTAGGAACATGGTGAACCATCACTGGACCATTGGTTACTGGCAGTGATGACATAGTTGCATAACGCTTCTCAACCCATGTATGCATGCGCCCATCAGTCAGCTCCTGAAGCTGGCTCACATTGCTACCAATTTCATTAGCGTGTGCAGAATTCAGGCTGTGGTACCTGGCCAAAATCTCGCCAAAACTTTTGGCCAGTTGGCTCCAGTCCCGATAAGAGGAATCGATTGTTGGCAGATGATCGAGCAGACGATTTACACCGTTCAACACTAAGTGCCTAAGTGCAGCAGGATCTTGAATAACACCGACTTTGGCCCACTCAGGAATGCCAGTCAGTACACCCTCAATAGCCAGAGGATGCAGCATGCCATCCAGAAACATGGAATCCACCAGAGTACGGACATCAGGGTGATCAAACGGCACGCGGATTTTTGCAATATAGTCCATAGGTGCTGGTTCACTCACGCGTGAACCCGTGACACCAAGATCATCCAAGTAGCGATACCAGGCATCCTGCACAATGCGCAACATGGTGCTTTTGGAGGAAAAAAGTTCAGCGACAGGAAGACTTTTGAACACATCCTGTTCGCGCAGAATCTTTGCAACATGATTGGCCAGAACGACTGGCATATCATCATTTCGATAGTGAAGGCGTAATAACTCCCGCCAAAGATCTTCTGAACGCGAAATAATGTGTGGGCCAATGCGGTAAATATGGGTGAGTACAAACTCTTTGGTTGGTGTTTCGCCCAGTAACTGTGTTGCATGTCTTTCTTGCGCTTCAAACAACGCTTCAAAATGGTCAGCGCCAATTTGGCGAACCACGCCAACATTCAATTTAGGGAACAAATTAGCAAGACTCAGTGAAACGGTACGTGCCTGGCGCAGGTAATCCCACGGTAATTCACTCGTTTCCGCAGAGCGTAAATGCAGTATCAGGGCTCTGGCAGGGCCTTGTTCGTTGCAGTCCCATGCTTCGCGATAACGCGCTTCATACTCAGCTCTGAAAGCCACTGAATCTTCAAAAGGCAATACTTCGAATCCACGTTCACGCAGCAAAAATAATATCTGTTCAT
The DNA window shown above is from Cellvibrionales bacterium and carries:
- a CDS encoding ATP-binding protein — protein: MSSAQELPKVLLAHHLKALRLPTFLREYDKVAQQCADEGVDHPRYLLRLTELELIERERRMVERRIKLARFPAVKSLDSFDFTMIPTLNKTLVNELARCEYITRRENVIALGNSGTGKTHIALGLGLAACQKGLSVGFTTAASLVNELLEARNEKRLLRTQKLLASYHLLIIDELGFVPLSKTGAELLFEVFSQRYERGSLLVTSNLPFDEWTEVLGSERLTGALLDRLTHQVHILTMNGDSYRLNQSKKRQRKPSANPANP
- a CDS encoding RES family NAD+ phosphorylase, which gives rise to MSITEGPVYEDYDKGISIFSGYDADSNQNPLLQSISTDLDRKILNIEQRLKVENYFNLEDGIKNILEKYRDTASTPIINNTFLYRARVGYKEKKRSIALGFETEFHYVPYKNSEISSPPPNLAMSGRVNRAGVSFLYCATDKYTAVAEVRPHPGDRVSLAKLCIKEDVQVYDLSDTKLLYFFESDEALDNYKPLNTLGVLMNKTIPPAERSHYSITQLISDCIRQIGFDGIMFNSTVGAGKNIVLFDRAVIEQVHDAAEVVLIESVKYEYSQEIIVTDEEIYIDS
- the pglZ gene encoding BREX-3 system phosphatase PglZ, with protein sequence MSLWIDRILSEFPSDLSRLWIVADPDGVLLDEQILFLLRERGFEVLPFEDSVAFRAEYEARYREAWDCNEQGPARALILHLRSAETSELPWDYLRQARTVSLSLANLFPKLNVGVVRQIGADHFEALFEAQERHATQLLGETPTKEFVLTHIYRIGPHIISRSEDLWRELLRLHYRNDDMPVVLANHVAKILREQDVFKSLPVAELFSSKSTMLRIVQDAWYRYLDDLGVTGSRVSEPAPMDYIAKIRVPFDHPDVRTLVDSMFLDGMLHPLAIEGVLTGIPEWAKVGVIQDPAALRHLVLNGVNRLLDHLPTIDSSYRDWSQLAKSFGEILARYHSLNSAHANEIGSNVSQLQELTDGRMHTWVEKRYATMSSLPVTNGPVMVHHVPRFLSLRRHAGETKVALLVFDGLAVDQWVQIRERIAKHSPNVGFEESTCFAWLPTLTSVSRQALFSGLKPYEFADTIETTAQEPAQWNRFWKDNGLNANEIFYRKGIKRLDQLDDLEAELANPSIKAAGIVVDTVDEIVHGAVLGKRGIANQIESWCESGFVDRLFGNLLSNGYHIYLTADHGNVEAIGQGRPSKDAPEQKGERVRIYRSDALIGDSTESSYNTYKLNIAGLPANYQPVFSAERTAFVPAGEHVVVHGGISVEELIVPFIKIFPLSDAV